The following coding sequences are from one Plasmodium coatneyi strain Hackeri chromosome 11, complete sequence window:
- a CDS encoding Nicotinate phosphoribosyltransferase, giving the protein MSNDHFSGKNGISAGEQPYLKEKADGTVGGNSNLMDNVRIDKNSNSLYVYDIPITESDLRQLVMLKKEKGEADVTEQSCVDSSVKVYPMEIQKRKMEVPKYAPNATCSNVLNYEQGSSCPAEKLKMVSLVNCTKFIIENRINKDIDIPHSNTVNALFMDYYHLVMAYTFFRQKKHEQESTFEIYFRKCPFNGKFAILGGVYEAIKYINSFRFTQTQLEFVRKKMSHYQDIDLFINYLKGLSGRDVSLYCIEEGSIVFPHEPLVVIQGPLLICQILESALLNMINYPTLIATNSMLYKISINHKPLAEFGCRRAQGPDGALSGTRYSAVGCDFTSNVYASFLYDIPIIGTMSHSFISSYQHGETLHSKYLDNHDFLSIVHKNKEIIHKLYNCEFAKESELTAFVAFAQINPKIFICLIDTYDSLKSGIYNFLIVALSLHEINYKPIGIRLDSGDLGYLTKECKKIFIDVSEKLNVPFRDLKICISNDLNEQVIKELHAQEHHVDIFAIGTNLITCQSQPSLGLVYKLVEINKHPCFKLTNENKKANFPYRKMVYRLYTDDNLASHDVIQHFDEAPPSENQQIACVNVLDGNKQFSITPKKVEQKLHLIWDHGKLLTQLKTVTVLKQYTHSEIARFNKEHFATSSPLPYDVVFSTNYHKMYEKLLVKNSHVSTSL; this is encoded by the coding sequence ATGAGCAATGACCATTTTAGCGGAAAGAATGGGATTTCCGCTGGTGAGCAGCCGTACCTGAAGGAAAAGGCGGATGGAACAGTAGGGGGAAATTCCAACCTAATGGATAACGTAAGGATTGATAAGAACAGCAACTCCCTCTACGTGTATGATATCCCAATTACAGAATCCGATTTAAGACAACTtgtaatgttaaaaaaggaaaaaggcgaAGCGGATGTAACAGAGCAAAGTTGCGTGGATTCGTCGGTAAAGGTGTACCCCATGGAAatacagaaaaggaaaatggaagTCCCCAAATATGCACCCAATGCAACATGTTCGAACGTATTAAATTACGAACAAGGAAGCAGCTGCCCAGCGGAAAAACTTAAAATGGTTTCCCTGGTTAACTGCACGAAATTTATAATAGAAAATAGGATTAACAAAGATATAGACATACCACACAGTAACACTGTTAATGCACTGTTCATGGATTACTACCATTTGGTAATGGCGTACACATTCTTTAGGCAGAAGAAGCATGAACAGGAATCCACGTTTGAAATTTACTTTAGGAAGTGCCCCTTTAATGGAAAATTTGCAATTCTAGGGGGAGTGTACGAAGCTATAAAATATATCAATTCGTTCCGATTTACACAAACACAGTTAGAATttgttagaaaaaaaatgtcgcaCTATCAGGATATTGATTTGTTCATAAATTACTTGAAAGGATTAAGTGGAAGAGATGTGTCTCTTTATTGTATAGAGGAAGGATCCATAGTATTTCCTCATGAACCTTTAGTGGTAATCCAGGGCCCATTACTTATATGTCAAATTTTGGAAAGTGCCTTACTGAATATGATAAATTATCCTACCCTGATAGCTACAAATAGTATGCTTTATAAAATTTCCATAAATCATAAACCGCTAGCCGAATTTGGTTGTAGGAGAGCCCAAGGTCCAGATGGTGCACTAAGTGGAACTAGGTATTCTGCAGTTGGCTGCGATTTCACATCGAACGTCTATGCGTCCTTCCTTTATGACATTCCAATAATAGGAACCATGTCCCATTCGTTTATCTCCTCTTATCAGCATGGCGAAACGTTGCATAGCAAATATCTAGACAACCATGACTTCCTCAGCATTGTACATAAGAATAAGGAGATAATCCACAAACTGTACAACTGCGAATTTGCAAAAGAGAGTGAACTGACCGCTTTTGTCGCATTTGCGCAAATTAACccaaaaatttttatctgTCTTATAGATACATATGACTCCTTAAAATCCGGGATTTACAACTTCCTCATCGTTGCCTTATCTTTGCATGAAATAAATTACAAGCCAATTGGAATCAGACTCGATTCTGGTGATTTAGGTTACCTCACAAAggagtgcaaaaaaatatttattgaTGTGTCTGAAAAGTTAAATGTCCCATTTCGtgatttaaaaatatgcattaGTAACGATCTTAACGAGCaagtaataaaagaattaCACGCACAAGAACACCATGTGGATATTTTTGCCATTGGTACAAATCTAATCACATGTCAGTCGCAGCCGTCTCTAGGACTTGTATACAAACTTGTCGAGATTAACAAACACCCCTGCTTTAAATtaacaaatgaaaataaaaaagctaATTTTCCCTATCGAAAGATGGTCTACCGATTATACACAGATGATAATTTAGCTTCTCATGATGTTATACAACATTTTGATGAAGCACCCCCTTCGGAGAATCAACAAATTGCCTGTGTCAATGTCCTGGATGGAAATAAGCAATTTTCCATTACCCCCAAAAAGGTGGAACAGAAATTACATCTCATATGGGATCATGGAAAATTACTAACTCAGTTAAAAACCGTCACTGTGTTGAAGCAGTACACACATAGTGAAATAGCTAGATTTAATAAGGAGCATTTCGCGACCTCCTCACCGCTTCCTTACGATGTTGTCTTCTCGACTAACTATCACAAAATGTATGAAAAGTTGCTCGTAAAGAATTCCCATGTGTCAACATCACTGTAG
- a CDS encoding N-acetyltransferase, whose protein sequence is MENSKEKNIPVITKPDEWKRSYLDVLNKKRVLYKYVFLINNYKFKFKVISTYYEYLTVCNSLLRDVTTCNLFFGATIFFEMLGKSFYYPYVLYMYDKDNSCGENVAEFNPPKFLKSSILGIEDIIKKGIEKNKKYFKEGDVMHNTKAILNGSDIPEELKKYNLDGKHIVGYTEMYLLFHMGRFFDSRIERLVVDKNYRNRGFGLLIMYISIYVLKYIYQCNRCDLTVDNEIALRIYKKLNFLNVQTQVYRLHLHCNYNYLPENASMENDTNNIQSFMDNITARSHNFITSNYSFSLVEVTI, encoded by the exons atggaaaacagcaaagaaaaaaacatccccGTGATAACTAAACCTGATGAATGGAAGAGATCGTATTTAGACGTGCTAAACAAGAAAAGGGTACTGTACAAGTACGTTTTCCTTATTAACAATTACAAGTTTAAATTTAAGGTAATATCCACTTACTATGAATACCTAACCGTTTGCAACAGTCTCCTGCGAGATGTTACAACgtgcaatttattttttggagCCACAATCTTCTTTGAAATGTTGGGGAAATCCTTTTATTATCCGTATGTCCTCTATATGTACGATAAGGACAATTCGTGTGGGGAAAATGTTGCAGAGTTTAACCCTccgaaatttttaaaatcgtCCATTTTGGGCATAGAAGAcatcataaaaaagggaatagaaaaaaacaaaaagtacTTCAAAGAGGGGGACGTAATGCACAATACGAAAGCAATACTAAATGGAAGTGATATCCCAGAGgaactaaaaaaatataacttaGACGGGAAACATATTGTGGGTTACACAGAAATGTATTTGCTGTTTCACATGGGGAGATTCTTCGACTCACGCATTGAAAGACTTGTGGTCGATAAGAACTATCGAAACAGAGGATTCGGTCtgttaattatgtatataagtatCTATGTGCTGAAATACATATACCAATGCAACAGATGCGACTTGACTGTGGATAACGAGATCGCCCTaagaatttacaaaaaactGAACTTCCTCAACGTTCAAACGCAGGTGTATCGCTTGCATTTGCACTGCAATTATAACTACCTTCCGGAAAATGCTTCCATGGAAAATGACACGAATAATATACAGTCCTTCATGGATAACATTACAGCTAGGAG TCACAATTTTATCACATCcaattattccttttccctgGTGGAAGTGACTATTTGA